One window of Drosophila suzukii unplaced genomic scaffold, CBGP_Dsuzu_IsoJpt1.0 scf_27, whole genome shotgun sequence genomic DNA carries:
- the LOC139354824 gene encoding uncharacterized protein — protein sequence MLMMSKYLPEPVKNCTAFNATANSLQIQCIPGCDGGIPQHFHAQIYDELTRQVLYNASYKYAEFTVKRLPSDSVFVIRITAVNAQGPSKVAYRLRGRTLSAPLLRTASSTAVLVQLTPLLGALVGVIATLILGAICVVIVIKFRSKRGGRRHGNGPDATTTEADKGSAEPLSRNMGSHSSLEDKNPDVVPQEANSEDEFHQEEKAFDRRNMESQRILYTPPTRINTASPPPPSLSPTFGKQYGELSLTTNSAFSLYNTPQHAPAVQRPVYTGGGGGGATVTAAGPGGGYHLSLLTSPRSQTATYSTTLGMGGANGLTGVQSPLLMSGVGNYETVSS from the exons ATGCTGATGATGTCCAAAT ATCTTCCCGAACCGGTGAAGAACTGCACGGCCTTCAATGCCACGGCCAATTCGCTGCAGATCCAGTGCATTCCGGGATGCGATGGTGGGATTCCCCAGCACTTCCACGCTCAGATATACGACGAACTGACCCGCCAGGTGCTGTACAATGCCTCGTATAAATATGCGGAGTTCACAGTGAAGCGTCTGCCCAGCGACTCCGTGTTCGTCATCCGGATAACGGCGGTGAATGCCCAGGGTCCCAGCAAGGTGGCATATCGTCTGCGAGGTCGCACGCTTTCGGCGCCTTTACTGCGGACAG CCTCATCGACGGCGGTGCTGGTGCAGCTGACACCCCTGCTGGGCGCCCTGGTGGGCGTGATTGCCACACTCATCCTGGGGGCCATTTGCGTGGTGATCGTTATCAAGTTCCGGAGCAAGCGGGGCGGCAGGCGGCACGGCAACGGGCCGGACGCCACCACCACGGAGGCGGACAAGGGCAGCGCCGAGCCGCTGTCCCGCAACATGGGCAGCCACTCCAGCCTCGAGGACAAGAACCCGGATGTGGTGCCCCAGGAGGCCAACAGCGAGGACGAGTTCCACCAGGAGGAGAAGGCCTTCGACCGGCGCAACATGGAATCGCAGCGGATTTTGTACACCCCGCCGACGCGGATTAACACCGCCTCACCGCCGCCGCCCTCGCTGTCGCCCACTTTCGGCAAACAG TACGGTGAACTCTCGCTAACCACGAACTCCGCCTTCAGCCTGTACAACACGCCCCAGCACGCCCCTGCCGTTCAGCGACCCGTTTACACCGGGGGTGGCGGCGGCGGAGCAACAGTCACGGCGGCGGGACCAGGGGGCGGCTACCACCTGTCTCTGCTCACCTCGCCGCGCAGCCAGACGGCCACCTACAGCACCACCCTGGGCATGGGGGGCGCCAACGGGTTAACCGGGGTACAGTCGCCACTCCTGATGAGCGGCGTGGGGAACTACGAGACGGTGAGCTCCTGA